A region of Moorena producens PAL-8-15-08-1 DNA encodes the following proteins:
- a CDS encoding type I polyketide synthase: MNRNSTTIDHSSLMANALLQLESMQSKLDALERAKTEPIAIIGIGCRFPGGIDNPEAFWRILHDGVDTITEVPKNRWDIDSYYDPDPDTTGKIYTRDGGFLTEVDTFDSQFFKILPREATSLDPQQRLLLEVSWEALEYAHQVSEQLYNSLTGVFVGISTNDYAKRLLGTEAPDAYFGTGNAFSAAAGRLSYVLGLTGPSMAVDTACSSSLVAVHLACQSLRQQECHLALAGGVNLLLSPEASITFSQGRMLAPDGRCKTFDAAANGYVRGEGCGIIVLKRLSDAIASQDQILAVIRGSAINQDGPSGGLTVPNGPSQQAVIRQALKNGGVDPVQVSYIEAHGTGTSLGDPIEVGAIGAVFGASHSQEHPLIIGSLKTNIGHLEAAAGIAGLLKVVLQLQHQEIAPHLHLREPNPYINWDELPLNVPTQPTPWSAGSEKLFAGVSSFGFSGTNAHVVLEEAPSQFKSRSRSVGFAESPLAPLNNGGNSKVKSEDFSERPFHLLTLSAKSREALTELATRYQKHLETHQELALGDICFSANTGRTHFKHRLAVVASSSVELKEKLAAFSISKEVAGLYQKELQSTTTKPKVAFLFTGQGSQYVNMGRELYEQEPIFRKTLEQCDTILRLYQQKPLLSVLYPEPGETSPIDETAYTQPALFAIEYALAQLWKSWGIEPDVVMGHSVGEYVAACVAGVFSLEDGLKLIAERARLMNSLPQDGAMVSVIASVEQVRANIGASPSPNHVAIAAINAPESTVISGLEAGVQAVADQLQIEGVKTKPLKVSHGFHSPLMEPMIEEFKTVARQVSYSEPKIKMISNVTGEVATVEVATAEYWCRHIFFPVNFVAGMETLHQSGYEVFLECGPKPILLGLGRQCISKKTCIWLPSLRPRQEDWQQILQSLGELYVRGLQIDWKGFEGNYPRSKVTLPTYPFQRKRFWIEVAENYAKHEPVKEIEDSYSSFKERYAITGHLTVDNIQRCLTDLMAKELGIDTDTIDSKIDFDRYGIDSVLAVGIAQTIGSVMGVKISPLDLMQNSNLEQLSKFIANQASSQEREVLEI, from the coding sequence GTGAACAGAAATTCAACAACTATAGACCATAGTTCTTTGATGGCAAATGCTCTACTTCAGCTAGAAAGCATGCAATCTAAGCTGGATGCTTTAGAACGTGCCAAGACAGAACCAATTGCCATCATTGGTATAGGCTGCCGATTTCCTGGAGGAATTGATAACCCAGAAGCCTTCTGGCGTATATTGCACGATGGAGTAGATACTATTACTGAAGTGCCAAAAAACCGATGGGATATTGATTCGTACTACGACCCTGACCCAGATACAACCGGGAAAATATATACCCGTGACGGTGGTTTTTTGACGGAGGTAGATACCTTTGACTCGCAATTTTTTAAAATTTTACCTCGGGAAGCTACCAGCCTTGACCCCCAGCAGCGGTTATTACTGGAAGTAAGTTGGGAAGCCCTAGAATATGCTCATCAAGTATCCGAACAGTTGTATAACAGCCTAACAGGAGTATTTGTTGGTATTAGCACCAATGATTACGCCAAACGACTCTTGGGCACTGAGGCTCCCGATGCTTATTTTGGCACTGGCAATGCTTTTAGTGCTGCTGCAGGACGGCTGTCCTATGTTCTGGGATTAACCGGACCATCAATGGCCGTGGATACTGCCTGTTCTTCGTCTTTGGTAGCGGTTCATCTGGCCTGTCAAAGCCTACGTCAACAAGAGTGTCATCTAGCATTAGCAGGTGGGGTGAACTTGCTGCTCTCTCCAGAAGCCAGTATCACCTTCTCCCAAGGGAGGATGTTGGCTCCTGACGGACGTTGTAAAACCTTCGATGCAGCGGCTAACGGTTATGTGCGAGGGGAAGGTTGTGGCATCATTGTCCTCAAGCGACTATCGGATGCGATCGCAAGCCAAGACCAGATTTTAGCAGTGATTCGAGGCTCTGCCATTAACCAGGATGGTCCTTCTGGGGGTTTGACAGTGCCCAATGGGCCATCTCAGCAGGCGGTAATTCGTCAGGCTCTAAAGAATGGAGGAGTAGACCCAGTCCAGGTTAGCTACATCGAAGCCCACGGCACCGGCACTTCTCTAGGAGATCCGATAGAAGTGGGGGCAATCGGGGCAGTATTCGGTGCAAGTCATTCCCAAGAACACCCCCTGATCATTGGTTCACTGAAGACCAATATCGGTCACCTAGAAGCAGCGGCGGGTATAGCAGGTCTACTCAAAGTTGTCTTACAACTGCAACACCAGGAAATTGCCCCCCATCTGCACTTGAGGGAGCCCAATCCTTATATCAACTGGGATGAACTGCCACTTAATGTGCCAACCCAACCTACTCCTTGGTCAGCTGGTTCCGAAAAACTCTTCGCGGGGGTCAGTTCCTTTGGTTTTAGTGGTACCAACGCCCATGTGGTGTTGGAAGAAGCACCCTCACAATTCAAAAGTCGTTCGCGTAGCGTCGGCTTTGCCGAATCCCCCCTAGCCCCCCTTAACAACGGAGGTAATTCAAAAGTCAAAAGTGAAGACTTCAGTGAGCGTCCATTTCATCTTCTGACTCTATCAGCTAAGAGTCGAGAAGCGCTCACTGAATTAGCAACTCGCTATCAGAAACACCTAGAGACTCATCAAGAGTTAGCTCTAGGAGATATTTGCTTTAGTGCGAATACAGGGCGTACCCATTTCAAACATCGTCTGGCAGTAGTCGCTTCTTCATCTGTCGAATTAAAAGAAAAACTTGCCGCCTTCAGTATCTCAAAAGAAGTGGCAGGTTTATACCAAAAAGAACTACAAAGTACAACGACTAAGCCCAAAGTGGCATTTTTATTCACAGGCCAAGGTTCACAGTATGTGAATATGGGAAGGGAACTCTATGAACAAGAGCCTATCTTCCGCAAAACTCTTGAGCAATGTGATACCATTCTACGTCTGTATCAACAAAAGCCTCTGCTTAGTGTTTTGTATCCAGAACCAGGGGAAACTTCACCAATAGATGAGACTGCCTATACTCAACCAGCTCTATTTGCCATCGAATATGCCCTAGCCCAGTTGTGGAAATCTTGGGGCATTGAACCGGATGTGGTGATGGGTCACAGTGTCGGTGAATATGTGGCAGCCTGTGTGGCAGGAGTGTTTAGCCTGGAAGATGGTTTGAAGTTGATTGCTGAACGAGCTCGGCTGATGAACAGCTTGCCTCAAGATGGAGCCATGGTATCGGTCATTGCCTCGGTTGAGCAGGTCAGGGCAAACATTGGTGCTAGCCCCAGCCCTAATCATGTGGCGATCGCGGCCATTAATGCTCCAGAAAGTACCGTTATCTCGGGGCTAGAAGCAGGGGTGCAGGCAGTAGCAGACCAACTCCAGATCGAGGGAGTCAAGACCAAGCCGTTGAAAGTTTCCCACGGGTTTCATTCTCCATTGATGGAGCCGATGATTGAGGAGTTTAAAACAGTAGCTCGACAGGTAAGTTATTCTGAACCGAAAATCAAGATGATCTCTAATGTGACTGGAGAAGTAGCTACTGTTGAAGTGGCCACTGCCGAGTACTGGTGTCGCCATATCTTTTTTCCCGTTAACTTTGTTGCTGGGATGGAGACCTTGCACCAGTCCGGCTATGAAGTATTCCTCGAATGCGGCCCCAAGCCCATCCTGTTGGGCTTGGGTCGTCAGTGTATCTCTAAAAAGACATGCATATGGCTACCTTCACTGCGACCCCGGCAGGAGGATTGGCAGCAGATCCTCCAGAGTCTGGGTGAGCTGTATGTGCGTGGGTTGCAAATCGATTGGAAAGGCTTTGAGGGAAACTATCCCAGATCTAAAGTGACACTGCCCACCTACCCATTCCAAAGAAAACGCTTCTGGATCGAAGTTGCTGAGAACTACGCAAAACATGAACCTGTCAAAGAAATAGAGGATAGCTATAGCAGCTTTAAGGAAAGGTACGCCATAACCGGGCATTTAACC
- a CDS encoding type I polyketide synthase, which produces MNQVSHKEEQLSSSKQVLLALKEARARLETVERSKSEPIAIIGMGCRFPGGANDPETFWRLLRDGTDAISSIPCSRWDIDAYYDPNPDTTGKMYIRQAGLLSQVDQFSPQFFGISPREAISLDPQQRLMLEVSWEALERAGQAPNELKDSQTGVFLGIGQNDYAQLQLSSGEIERINPYDGTGNGFCFASGRLSYFLGLQGPCLAVDTACSSSLVALHLACQSLRAGECNLALAGGVQLILSPVVTTALCQMKALSPDGRCKTFDAAADGYGRGEGCGVIVLKRLSDAISDGNKILATIRGSAVNHDGPSSGLTIPNKLAQEKLIKQTLAAAKVNPSQVSYVEAHGTGTSLGDPIEVRALAAVFGLGRSSENPLTIGSLKTNIGHLEAAAGIAGLMKVVLQMQHQEIAPHLHFKQPNPYINWEELPVVVPTQPIQWSSGSKGRLAGVSSFGISGTNAHVILEEAPKQFKIQGINERPCHILTLSAKCSKALQELAQRYQEFLGNNSTDKIGDICFTANTGRKHFNHRLSVVAKSVAELSEKLAAFNDAQEVAGVYQRKLPTTTAQPKIAFLFTGQGSQIVNMGRQLYEQQPVFRKTLEQCDGILRVYQQKPLLSVLYPEPGETSPIDQTAYTQPALFAIEYALFQLWKSWGIKPDVVMGHSVGEYVAACVAGVFSLEDGLKLIAHRGRLMQQLPSLGEMVAVMASKEKVNQLIAPYTETVAIAAINGPENIVISGAAEAVGTVKDSLEAEGIKTKQLQVSHAFHSPLMEPMLAEFEAVASQITYNQPQIPLISNVTGARSSESVATASYWVNHVRQPVKFAQSMETLHQLGYDVFLEIGSKPILLGMATQCLPEGVGVWLPSLRPGQEDWQQMLQSLAQLYVRGVKVDWLGFDKYYSRSKVVLPTYPWQRQRYWIETSQGYSNRLNQQMYPLLGSKVELAATGQTIYHQHINLSNCPWIGDHRVYDTAVIPGVSYIAMTFAAVGTPAAVEEVNFIQPLILATPNATRETQLLIHPADSNQTKQKVEVFSRDATEGGQWQQHAEITLLNTPPSIPALKVDIKSLRQQLRPIDADVLKDIYAKVSLVYGPMLEAVRQAWIGEGISLLEIEVPEALESQLAGEPIHPVLLDACTRLSPETLDPLQDEAGVFWAPWKVQGMTLSRTAPRRFYAYVNQPTRINEQLQTLAYDIHLLDEMAQAFGRIDGFTLRRAPREAFLRSLQVDHGDWLYQIHWQPQSTSLDNQSIDLTKPGSWLLFCPPTGIGKHLAESLTQQGQHCILVTPGENYQQLDSQHYQINPTQGSEFPRLLQESLEQQPPLRGIVHLWSWQETIALPTSAQELQKSQELGCGSVLNLVQALVQTKGLKVPALWLVTQGAQGVGTDSLPIQVQQAPLWGVGRVIANEHPELQCRLLDLDPAPTEEDAVGALVKEIHSPEVENQIAYRQGLRYVARLVEHQNHSQGEEGQLQIPAHQPFQLKLSDYGVLDNLTLQPMKRRPPGPQEVEIQVAAVGLNFRDVLNALGLLKDYYAEHLGITRATELTFGFECAGTIVAVGEKVSHLNVGDEAIATIVPDALSSFVTTREEVVVPKPAQMSLTAAATIPLAFLTAYYGLVYLAQIQPGDRVLIHSAAGGVGQAAVQLAQMVGAEVIATASPPKWEFLKSQGVQHIMNSRTLDFAEQVDTLTQSEGVDIVLNSFNGEFIDKSFEVLATGGRFIEIGKIGIWDHKQVKEKRPDARYYPFDLGEVAQGNPNLIQTLLSSLVEKFDHGELNPLPHKVFPIQKAIEAFRHMQQTKHMGKVVISMAETSTAEMAKPVSVEREGSYLITGGNGALGLRVAQWMVSIGARHMVLMGRRAPSVAAQEVINQLEQSGAEVLVVSGDVSKEQDVARILAKIDSSYPPLRGVIHGAGVLDDGVLQQMSWERFTRVMAPKVEGAWHLHTLTEHLQLDFFVCFSSMASLLGSPGQGNYAAANGFMDALAHHRRAKGLPGLSINWGPWAEVGMAGRLDHQSQKRITAQGISPIPPDQGLLLLEEVLAQEATQVGVLPVNWSEFFRQFPGDINIPLLQAFTSPLGQSQPGKSEFIQELDATPVHERRELLMTHVSSQLARVLGLTAPEQIEPRQPLFDLGIDSLMAVELKNRLESSLGHSIPSTVLFDYPTLEALVDYLGEDVLCYQLSVSSDSESQAVEQKADFSAGDLKEMSQDEIANLLAQKLATLKGGNL; this is translated from the coding sequence ATGAACCAGGTATCCCACAAAGAAGAACAACTCTCTTCATCTAAACAGGTACTTTTAGCACTGAAGGAAGCAAGAGCTAGATTAGAGACAGTTGAGCGTTCAAAGAGCGAACCAATTGCCATAATTGGTATGGGCTGCCGATTTCCTGGAGGAGCAAATGACCCAGAGACATTCTGGCGACTTTTGCGTGATGGTACAGATGCCATTAGCTCGATTCCTTGCTCGCGGTGGGACATTGATGCTTATTACGACCCCAATCCCGATACGACCGGGAAAATGTACATCCGTCAGGCTGGATTATTATCCCAGGTAGACCAATTCTCACCTCAGTTTTTTGGCATTTCCCCTAGAGAAGCCATTAGCCTTGATCCCCAGCAACGTTTAATGTTAGAGGTGAGCTGGGAAGCTCTAGAGAGAGCAGGACAAGCACCGAATGAATTAAAGGATAGTCAAACAGGTGTTTTTCTAGGCATTGGTCAAAATGATTATGCACAATTGCAGCTAAGCTCTGGTGAGATCGAGCGCATTAACCCCTATGATGGAACGGGAAACGGCTTTTGCTTTGCTTCTGGTCGATTATCATACTTTTTAGGTTTGCAAGGCCCTTGTTTAGCTGTAGATACCGCTTGTTCCTCTTCTTTGGTAGCACTACATTTGGCTTGTCAAAGCCTGCGTGCAGGTGAGTGTAATCTAGCCCTAGCGGGTGGGGTACAACTAATTCTTTCCCCTGTGGTGACTACAGCTTTATGCCAGATGAAAGCTCTATCACCGGATGGTCGTTGTAAGACCTTTGATGCAGCCGCTGATGGTTACGGAAGAGGCGAGGGATGCGGGGTTATCGTCCTCAAGCGTCTTTCAGATGCTATCAGTGATGGCAATAAGATTTTGGCAACGATTCGAGGCTCTGCCGTTAATCATGATGGGCCAAGTAGTGGTCTGACGATTCCGAACAAACTGGCACAGGAAAAACTAATTAAGCAGACCCTAGCAGCAGCTAAGGTAAATCCATCTCAGGTGAGTTATGTGGAAGCACATGGTACAGGAACTTCCTTGGGAGATCCCATAGAAGTCAGAGCCTTAGCTGCTGTTTTTGGACTTGGGCGTTCTTCAGAAAATCCTTTAACAATTGGTTCGCTAAAAACCAATATTGGTCACCTAGAAGCAGCAGCAGGTATTGCTGGTTTGATGAAGGTGGTCTTACAAATGCAACACCAAGAAATTGCTCCTCATCTACACTTCAAACAGCCCAATCCCTATATAAACTGGGAAGAACTTCCAGTGGTAGTGCCAACCCAACCGATTCAGTGGTCATCTGGTTCAAAGGGACGACTAGCAGGGGTGAGTTCCTTTGGTATCAGTGGCACTAATGCCCATGTAATTCTGGAGGAAGCACCAAAACAATTCAAAATTCAAGGGATAAATGAGCGTCCGTGCCATATATTAACTTTGTCTGCTAAGTGCTCCAAAGCGCTGCAAGAGCTAGCACAAAGGTATCAAGAATTTTTAGGAAATAATTCCACAGATAAGATTGGAGATATCTGTTTCACTGCTAATACCGGGCGTAAGCATTTTAACCACCGCCTAAGTGTAGTGGCAAAGTCCGTAGCTGAATTAAGTGAAAAACTTGCTGCTTTTAATGATGCACAGGAAGTGGCAGGAGTATACCAAAGAAAACTGCCAACCACTACAGCTCAGCCCAAAATCGCATTTTTATTCACCGGTCAAGGTTCACAGATAGTGAATATGGGACGGCAACTCTATGAACAACAGCCGGTCTTCCGGAAAACCCTTGAGCAATGTGATGGCATTCTACGTGTCTATCAACAGAAGCCTCTACTTAGTGTCTTGTACCCAGAACCAGGGGAAACCTCACCAATTGATCAAACTGCCTATACTCAACCAGCTCTATTTGCCATCGAATATGCGCTCTTTCAGTTGTGGAAATCTTGGGGCATAAAACCCGATGTGGTCATGGGTCACAGTGTGGGTGAATATGTGGCCGCCTGTGTAGCAGGAGTATTTAGTTTAGAAGATGGCCTAAAACTGATTGCCCATCGGGGACGTTTAATGCAGCAGCTACCTTCATTAGGTGAAATGGTAGCGGTGATGGCATCAAAAGAGAAAGTCAATCAACTGATTGCCCCATACACAGAAACAGTGGCAATAGCCGCCATCAATGGACCAGAAAACATCGTAATTTCTGGGGCAGCAGAAGCGGTTGGGACAGTTAAGGACAGCTTAGAAGCAGAAGGAATCAAGACCAAACAGCTACAAGTATCCCACGCCTTCCATTCACCCTTGATGGAGCCGATGTTGGCAGAGTTTGAAGCAGTAGCTAGTCAAATCACCTACAATCAACCCCAGATTCCCCTGATCTCAAATGTTACAGGAGCTAGATCTTCTGAGAGTGTTGCTACAGCCAGCTATTGGGTAAATCATGTCCGCCAACCGGTGAAGTTTGCCCAAAGTATGGAGACCTTGCACCAACTTGGTTATGACGTCTTCCTAGAAATTGGATCGAAACCAATTTTATTAGGCATGGCAACGCAGTGTTTGCCAGAGGGTGTCGGAGTATGGTTGCCTTCTCTGCGTCCTGGTCAAGAAGACTGGCAGCAAATGCTACAAAGTTTAGCTCAGTTATATGTGCGGGGAGTTAAAGTTGATTGGTTAGGGTTTGATAAATATTATTCACGTAGTAAGGTGGTATTGCCCACTTATCCCTGGCAACGGCAACGGTATTGGATAGAGACTTCCCAGGGATATTCTAACCGACTGAACCAACAGATGTACCCACTGTTGGGAAGTAAGGTAGAATTGGCAGCCACTGGTCAGACAATTTACCACCAGCACATAAACCTAAGCAACTGTCCCTGGATTGGAGACCACCGAGTCTACGACACTGCTGTAATTCCCGGTGTCAGCTACATCGCCATGACATTTGCAGCAGTGGGCACACCGGCAGCAGTGGAGGAGGTTAACTTTATACAACCCCTAATTCTGGCCACACCTAATGCTACCCGTGAAACACAACTTTTGATTCATCCTGCTGATAGTAATCAGACTAAGCAAAAGGTGGAAGTTTTTAGTAGAGATGCCACTGAGGGAGGCCAATGGCAACAGCACGCTGAAATTACCCTGTTAAATACCCCACCCTCAATACCCGCCTTAAAAGTAGACATAAAATCTCTGCGTCAACAGTTGAGACCCATTGACGCTGATGTACTGAAGGATATTTATGCTAAAGTGTCTTTGGTTTACGGTCCGATGCTAGAGGCAGTCCGTCAGGCTTGGATAGGAGAAGGAATTTCCCTGTTGGAAATTGAAGTACCAGAAGCTCTGGAATCCCAGCTGGCTGGGGAACCAATCCATCCAGTCCTCCTTGATGCGTGTACCCGCCTATCTCCTGAAACTTTAGACCCTCTTCAAGATGAAGCAGGAGTATTTTGGGCTCCATGGAAGGTGCAGGGAATGACCCTGAGCCGCACAGCGCCGCGCCGCTTCTATGCCTACGTTAATCAACCCACTCGCATCAACGAACAATTGCAGACCCTTGCTTATGATATCCATCTGCTCGATGAGATGGCTCAAGCCTTTGGACGCATTGATGGTTTTACTCTTCGGCGCGCTCCCCGCGAAGCATTTTTGAGAAGTTTGCAGGTAGATCATGGTGATTGGTTATATCAAATCCATTGGCAACCACAATCAACTTCACTTGACAACCAATCAATTGATTTAACAAAACCCGGTAGTTGGCTGCTGTTTTGCCCACCCACAGGTATAGGCAAACATCTGGCAGAATCCTTAACCCAACAAGGTCAGCATTGTATCTTAGTTACACCAGGGGAGAATTACCAACAGTTAGATTCTCAACATTATCAAATCAACCCAACCCAGGGAAGTGAATTTCCACGACTATTGCAAGAAAGCTTAGAGCAACAACCCCCATTACGAGGAATTGTCCACCTGTGGAGTTGGCAGGAAACGATAGCACTACCCACATCGGCACAGGAGTTGCAAAAGTCCCAAGAATTAGGTTGTGGCAGTGTATTAAATCTGGTGCAGGCACTGGTGCAAACCAAAGGGTTGAAAGTTCCAGCTCTGTGGCTTGTTACCCAGGGAGCCCAGGGTGTTGGAACTGACTCACTGCCGATACAAGTCCAGCAGGCTCCCTTATGGGGAGTTGGTCGTGTGATCGCCAATGAGCACCCGGAACTGCAATGCCGACTTCTAGACCTAGACCCAGCCCCCACAGAGGAGGATGCTGTTGGCGCTTTAGTCAAGGAAATACACTCTCCTGAGGTCGAAAACCAAATTGCCTATCGTCAAGGGTTACGTTATGTCGCCAGACTAGTGGAACATCAAAACCACTCCCAAGGGGAAGAGGGACAACTTCAAATCCCCGCCCACCAACCCTTCCAATTGAAGCTATCGGACTATGGAGTGTTAGATAACCTAACCCTACAGCCGATGAAACGCCGTCCTCCAGGTCCACAGGAAGTAGAAATCCAAGTGGCGGCAGTAGGACTAAACTTCAGAGATGTGCTCAATGCCCTGGGGCTGCTCAAGGACTATTACGCTGAACATCTTGGCATTACCAGGGCGACGGAGCTGACCTTTGGGTTTGAGTGTGCTGGCACCATCGTGGCCGTAGGGGAAAAAGTATCTCACTTAAACGTTGGAGATGAAGCGATCGCAACCATCGTTCCTGATGCCTTGAGTAGCTTTGTCACGACTCGGGAGGAGGTTGTAGTTCCAAAACCAGCACAAATGAGCCTGACGGCAGCAGCAACTATTCCCCTAGCCTTTTTGACCGCCTACTACGGTTTGGTATACCTAGCCCAAATTCAGCCAGGAGATCGAGTGCTAATTCATTCCGCTGCAGGAGGGGTGGGACAAGCAGCAGTGCAGTTAGCCCAAATGGTGGGAGCAGAAGTTATAGCTACAGCTAGTCCCCCCAAGTGGGAATTTCTCAAATCTCAGGGAGTGCAACACATTATGAACTCCCGTACCTTAGATTTTGCGGAGCAAGTGGACACTCTGACCCAGTCAGAGGGGGTAGACATTGTTCTCAACAGCTTCAATGGAGAATTCATTGACAAGAGCTTTGAGGTCTTAGCCACCGGAGGACGGTTCATTGAAATAGGCAAAATTGGCATCTGGGATCACAAGCAGGTCAAAGAAAAAAGACCAGATGCACGGTATTATCCCTTTGATTTAGGGGAAGTAGCCCAAGGGAACCCGAATTTAATTCAAACCTTGTTGAGCTCACTGGTGGAGAAATTCGACCACGGTGAGCTCAACCCCTTACCCCACAAAGTATTTCCCATCCAAAAGGCCATTGAGGCTTTCCGCCACATGCAGCAAACCAAACACATGGGCAAGGTGGTGATTTCGATGGCAGAAACGAGCACAGCCGAAATGGCCAAGCCGGTTTCTGTGGAAAGGGAAGGTAGTTACTTAATTACTGGGGGTAATGGAGCCTTGGGACTGAGGGTAGCTCAGTGGATGGTATCTATCGGAGCAAGGCATATGGTACTGATGGGGCGTAGGGCTCCATCTGTTGCAGCTCAGGAAGTAATTAATCAGCTAGAACAGTCAGGGGCTGAGGTACTAGTAGTGTCAGGGGATGTGTCCAAGGAACAAGATGTGGCCAGAATCCTGGCAAAAATTGACTCATCGTATCCACCATTGCGAGGTGTGATTCATGGAGCCGGGGTATTAGATGATGGGGTACTGCAGCAGATGAGTTGGGAGCGCTTTACCCGAGTGATGGCACCAAAAGTAGAAGGGGCTTGGCATCTGCATACCTTGACTGAGCATCTGCAGTTGGACTTTTTTGTGTGTTTCTCCTCGATGGCTTCATTACTGGGTTCACCAGGTCAAGGAAACTATGCTGCGGCTAATGGGTTTATGGATGCCCTAGCCCATCATCGACGGGCAAAAGGTTTACCAGGGTTGAGCATCAACTGGGGACCGTGGGCAGAAGTAGGCATGGCAGGTCGTCTGGATCATCAAAGCCAAAAACGGATCACAGCTCAGGGGATTAGCCCCATCCCCCCAGATCAGGGATTACTGCTATTGGAAGAGGTGCTGGCACAGGAGGCTACCCAGGTGGGGGTATTGCCTGTGAACTGGTCTGAGTTTTTCAGACAATTCCCTGGTGATATTAATATCCCATTGTTGCAGGCTTTCACTTCCCCATTGGGGCAGTCACAGCCAGGCAAATCAGAGTTTATTCAGGAATTGGATGCGACGCCAGTCCATGAACGTCGGGAGCTGTTAATGACTCATGTCAGTTCACAACTAGCCAGAGTTTTGGGGTTAACAGCTCCGGAGCAGATAGAGCCACGCCAACCGTTATTTGACTTGGGAATAGACTCCCTGATGGCAGTGGAGTTGAAAAATCGTCTCGAATCGAGTTTAGGTCATTCAATCCCTTCAACTGTCCTGTTTGATTATCCGACATTGGAAGCACTGGTTGATTATCTAGGGGAAGATGTGCTTTGCTATCAGCTTTCCGTTTCATCTGATTCAGAGTCACAAGCTGTAGAGCAGAAGGCTGATTTTTCAGCTGGTGACTTAAAAGAAATGTCTCAAGATGAAATCGCAAACTTACTCGCCCAAAAACTCGCAACTCTAAAAGGAGGAAACCTATAG